A genome region from Micromonospora inyonensis includes the following:
- a CDS encoding N-acetylmuramoyl-L-alanine amidase, whose product MPSVTSPTSRRVLLAAAVAAATAIVPPTTTPAAADASVTRQQQYAAAAAEYGVPESVLLGVSYLQSRWDTNAGTPSTSGGYGPMHLTDAEYVMSLPGGHHHDEDEDPRGDDSRPAHPVDSTEKAPPAESLQTLDAAATLTGTSEETLRGEPAANIRGGAALLASYQRELAGPTGSTSDPAAWYGAVARYSGADSADAAAAFANEVYGTIREGASRTTDDGQRITLTPHADLVPVTSWLDKLGLRELARPDGLECPNDISCEWIPAPYQDLGNGDYGNHDLSDRPNRQKIEYIVIHDTEATWATTLKLVQDPTYVSWHYSLRSVDGHIAQHVKTKDVGWHAGNWYVNAKSVGLEHEGFAAQGTWYTEAMYRTSAKLVRHLATRLGIPMDRHHIIGHDNIPGTVAANVRGMHWDPGPYWDWDHYFELMKAPEINTGTPLTGLVRIEPDFATNRPAFTGCVTAGVPCPSRGSSSVILRSAPSPDAPLVNDIALRPDGTPNTTHISDHGARASTGQTYAIADRQGDWTAIWYLGQKAWFHNPADAPTAQWTVGLVATPKPGKTTIPVYGRAYPEEAAYPAGVPYQTISPLQYTLSAGQRYAVGNVLPGEYYRATTFDGSAPGDWTVIRGENQYVQIQFGHRVMFVNRDDVQILPSALGAPR is encoded by the coding sequence ATGCCCAGCGTGACGTCCCCGACGAGCAGACGCGTTCTGCTCGCGGCCGCCGTGGCCGCTGCCACGGCGATCGTTCCCCCCACCACCACCCCTGCGGCGGCCGATGCGTCCGTCACCCGGCAGCAGCAGTACGCGGCCGCGGCCGCGGAGTACGGAGTGCCGGAGAGCGTGCTGCTCGGCGTCTCCTACCTGCAGTCCCGGTGGGACACCAACGCCGGCACGCCCAGCACCAGCGGCGGCTACGGCCCCATGCACCTGACCGACGCCGAGTACGTGATGTCCCTGCCCGGGGGACACCACCACGACGAGGACGAGGACCCGCGCGGCGACGACTCGCGGCCGGCGCACCCGGTCGACTCGACCGAGAAGGCGCCGCCGGCCGAGTCTCTCCAGACCCTCGACGCCGCCGCGACGCTCACCGGCACCAGCGAGGAGACGCTGCGCGGCGAGCCGGCGGCCAACATCCGGGGCGGTGCGGCCCTGCTCGCGTCGTACCAGCGGGAACTGGCTGGACCGACCGGGAGCACGAGCGACCCGGCTGCCTGGTACGGCGCGGTGGCCCGCTACTCCGGCGCGGACAGCGCGGACGCCGCGGCCGCCTTCGCCAACGAGGTGTACGGCACGATCCGCGAGGGCGCGAGCCGGACCACCGACGACGGCCAGCGGATCACCCTCACCCCGCACGCCGACCTGGTCCCGGTGACGTCCTGGCTGGACAAACTCGGCCTGCGCGAGCTGGCGCGCCCGGACGGCCTGGAGTGCCCGAACGACATCTCCTGCGAGTGGATCCCGGCCCCCTACCAGGATCTCGGTAACGGGGACTACGGCAACCACGATCTCTCCGACCGGCCCAACCGGCAGAAGATCGAGTACATCGTCATCCACGACACCGAGGCGACCTGGGCGACCACGCTCAAGCTGGTCCAGGACCCGACGTACGTGAGCTGGCACTACTCGCTGCGATCGGTCGACGGGCACATCGCCCAGCACGTGAAGACCAAGGACGTCGGCTGGCACGCCGGCAACTGGTACGTCAACGCCAAGTCCGTCGGTCTGGAGCACGAGGGCTTCGCCGCCCAGGGCACCTGGTACACCGAGGCGATGTACCGGACCTCGGCGAAGCTGGTGCGGCACCTCGCGACGCGGCTCGGCATCCCGATGGACCGGCACCACATCATCGGCCACGACAACATCCCGGGCACCGTCGCGGCGAACGTGCGCGGCATGCACTGGGACCCGGGACCGTACTGGGACTGGGACCACTACTTCGAGCTGATGAAGGCGCCGGAGATCAACACCGGTACCCCGCTGACCGGGCTGGTCCGCATCGAGCCGGACTTCGCCACCAACCGGCCGGCCTTCACCGGCTGCGTCACCGCCGGGGTGCCGTGCCCCTCGCGCGGTTCGTCGTCGGTGATCCTGCGCAGCGCGCCCAGCCCGGACGCGCCGCTGGTCAACGACATCGCCCTGCGCCCGGACGGTACGCCGAACACCACGCACATCTCCGACCACGGCGCGCGGGCGTCGACCGGTCAGACGTACGCGATCGCGGACCGGCAGGGTGACTGGACGGCGATCTGGTACCTCGGGCAGAAGGCGTGGTTCCACAACCCGGCCGACGCGCCGACCGCGCAGTGGACCGTCGGCCTGGTCGCCACCCCGAAGCCGGGAAAGACGACGATCCCGGTCTACGGGCGGGCGTACCCGGAGGAGGCGGCGTACCCGGCGGGCGTGCCGTACCAGACGATCTCGCCCCTGCAGTACACGCTCTCGGCCGGTCAGCGGTACGCCGTCGGCAACGTGCTGCCCGGGGAGTACTACCGGGCGACCACGTTCGACGGTTCGGCACCGGGCGACTGGACGGTGATCCGGGGCGAGAACCAGTACGTGCAGATCCAGTTCGGTCACCGGGTGATGTTCGTCAACCGGGACGACGTGCAGATCCTGCCTTCGGCTCTGGGCGCGCCCCGGTAG
- a CDS encoding ATP-dependent Clp protease proteolytic subunit, producing MLEVNQPSFGDQVFERLLRERIVFLGTEVTEASANQVCAQILLLAAEDAEQDIFLYINSPGGSVSAGLAIYDTMRYVKNDVATLALGFAGSMGQFLLCTGTPGKRYALPHSRIMMHQPSGGFGGTAADITIQAENMLFVKRTMQELIAQHSGRSLADIERDSDRDRWFTAEQAREYGLIDRVLEHAAQLPTN from the coding sequence ATGTTGGAGGTCAACCAGCCGTCCTTCGGTGACCAGGTGTTCGAGCGGCTGCTGCGGGAGCGGATCGTCTTCCTCGGCACCGAGGTGACCGAGGCGTCGGCCAACCAGGTCTGCGCGCAGATCCTGCTGCTCGCCGCCGAGGACGCCGAGCAGGACATCTTCCTCTACATCAACTCACCGGGCGGCTCGGTCAGTGCCGGGCTGGCCATCTACGACACCATGCGCTACGTCAAGAACGACGTGGCCACCCTGGCGCTCGGCTTCGCCGGCTCGATGGGGCAGTTCCTGCTCTGCACCGGGACGCCCGGGAAGCGGTACGCCCTGCCCCACTCGCGGATCATGATGCACCAGCCCTCCGGCGGGTTCGGTGGCACGGCCGCCGACATCACCATCCAGGCCGAGAACATGCTGTTCGTCAAACGCACCATGCAGGAGCTGATCGCCCAGCACAGCGGCCGCTCCCTGGCCGACATCGAGCGCGACTCGGACCGGGACCGCTGGTTCACCGCCGAGCAGGCCCGGGAGTACGGGCTGATCGACCGGGTGCTGGAGCACGCCGCGCAGCTCCCCACGAACTGA
- a CDS encoding helix-turn-helix domain-containing protein, producing MSRVGSRTTDEEARMSLLRRVIGGVLRRLRVRQGRTLREVAEVAGVSVPYLSEVERGRKEASSEVLAAICLALGIRLSDLLEEARDDLRRVEPRTPVTPPRVPTGRRVLPTGPRPAPAASRPTPVTRPAAGGSTCPSNRVPNARAAVGGRPAVTTGTGSFGRSRRPVRSGVGQHRVLLVVGRSPRC from the coding sequence ATGAGCAGGGTCGGAAGCCGCACCACCGACGAGGAGGCCCGGATGTCGTTGCTACGGCGAGTGATCGGCGGGGTCCTGCGCCGGCTTCGCGTCCGGCAGGGCCGCACCCTGCGCGAGGTCGCCGAGGTGGCCGGGGTCTCGGTGCCCTACCTCTCCGAGGTCGAACGGGGGCGCAAGGAGGCCTCGTCGGAGGTGCTCGCGGCGATCTGCCTGGCCCTCGGCATCCGCCTCTCCGACCTGCTCGAGGAGGCCCGCGACGACCTGCGCCGCGTGGAGCCCCGCACCCCGGTCACGCCGCCCCGGGTTCCGACGGGTCGACGGGTCCTGCCGACCGGTCCCCGTCCCGCACCGGCCGCGTCCCGGCCCACCCCGGTCACCCGTCCAGCCGCCGGCGGATCCACCTGTCCGTCGAACCGGGTCCCGAACGCCCGGGCGGCGGTCGGCGGTCGTCCCGCCGTGACCACCGGCACGGGCTCCTTCGGGCGGTCCCGCCGGCCCGTCCGGAGCGGCGTCGGGCAGCACCGCGTCCTGCTCGTCGTCGGTCGCTCACCCCGCTGCTGA
- a CDS encoding potassium channel family protein → MIHFPAQRRGPLSALSLRLAAAVALVFAVVGAVYLDRDGYRDVNEDGLTLLDCFYYAVVSLSTTGYGDITPASDSARLINVLFVTPARVIFLIILVGTTLEVLTEQYRTGRRLSRWGRTVKDHVIICGYGTKGRSAISALMENGLDKSRIVVVERSGAAIRQATSAGLVAIEGSATRSAVLNEAHVRSAKAVIIATDSDDASVLVALTVRQLTAGQVRIIAAVREAENAPLLKQSGAHHVIVSSATAGRLLGLSTSAPPLIDVVEDLLTPGQGMALAMRSAERAEVGRSPRELESLVIALVRRGKVVTLSDQAGALIETGDMLVYVRDDRPQATVAP, encoded by the coding sequence GTGATTCACTTTCCCGCGCAGCGGCGAGGGCCGCTCAGTGCGCTCAGCCTGCGGCTGGCCGCCGCCGTCGCCCTGGTCTTCGCCGTGGTCGGCGCGGTCTACCTGGACCGCGACGGCTACCGCGACGTCAACGAGGACGGCCTGACCCTCCTCGACTGTTTCTACTACGCGGTGGTCTCGCTCTCCACCACCGGCTACGGCGACATCACGCCGGCCTCGGACTCGGCCCGGCTGATCAATGTCCTCTTCGTCACGCCGGCCCGGGTGATCTTCCTGATCATCCTGGTCGGCACCACCCTGGAAGTCCTGACCGAGCAGTACCGGACCGGCCGTCGGCTGAGCCGGTGGGGGAGAACCGTGAAGGATCACGTCATCATCTGCGGCTACGGCACCAAGGGCCGCAGCGCGATCTCCGCCCTGATGGAGAACGGTTTGGACAAGTCCAGGATCGTCGTGGTGGAGCGCAGCGGCGCGGCGATCCGACAGGCCACCTCGGCCGGGCTGGTCGCCATCGAGGGGTCCGCCACCCGGTCGGCGGTGCTCAACGAGGCGCACGTCCGGTCGGCCAAGGCGGTGATCATCGCGACCGACAGCGACGACGCGTCCGTGCTGGTGGCGTTGACCGTCCGTCAGCTCACCGCCGGGCAGGTCCGGATCATCGCCGCGGTCCGGGAGGCCGAGAACGCCCCGCTGCTCAAGCAGAGCGGCGCGCACCACGTGATCGTCTCCTCCGCCACCGCCGGCCGGCTGCTCGGCCTCTCCACCTCCGCGCCACCCCTGATCGACGTGGTCGAGGACCTGCTCACCCCCGGTCAGGGCATGGCGCTCGCCATGCGTTCGGCGGAACGCGCCGAGGTGGGACGCTCGCCCCGGGAGCTGGAGTCGCTGGTCATCGCGCTGGTCCGCCGGGGCAAGGTGGTCACCCTCTCCGACCAGGCCGGCGCCCTCATCGAGACCGGCGACATGCTGGTGTACGTCCGCGACGACCGTCCTCAGGCGACCGTCGCACCCTGA
- a CDS encoding trypsin-like serine protease encodes MSAGIVAGLALAGVVAVAPATVAQAAPAGNGVYDAAGGSGKRSLDMLPNLRKGELKLPEPGAKGPRFQSGSAASPRIVKGELASASEFPYIVGIVTTLQVDGESYWYYCTGTIIAGNKVLTAAHCVTDGPGTTRVIAGNDQIFD; translated from the coding sequence TTGTCGGCCGGCATCGTCGCGGGCCTGGCCCTCGCCGGGGTCGTGGCTGTCGCGCCCGCGACCGTCGCGCAGGCCGCCCCCGCCGGGAACGGCGTGTACGACGCGGCGGGCGGGTCCGGGAAGAGAAGCCTGGACATGCTGCCGAACCTGCGAAAGGGCGAGCTGAAGCTCCCCGAGCCGGGCGCCAAGGGACCCCGGTTCCAGTCCGGCAGCGCGGCGTCACCCCGCATCGTGAAGGGGGAACTCGCCAGTGCCTCGGAGTTCCCGTACATCGTCGGGATCGTCACCACCCTCCAGGTCGACGGTGAGTCCTACTGGTACTACTGCACCGGCACGATCATCGCCGGCAACAAGGTGCTGACGGCCGCGCACTGCGTCACCGACGGGCCGGGCACCACCCGGGTCATCGCCGGTAACGACCAGATCTTCGACTGA
- a CDS encoding transposase translates to MAETRRRFDREFREGAVRIVRETGKPIAQVARDLGINNGTLANWVAQERRARGEAAAGGLGEDERAELARLRKENAELAMERDVLKRSVVLWVKEATK, encoded by the coding sequence ATGGCTGAAACGAGGAGACGGTTCGACCGGGAGTTCCGTGAGGGCGCCGTGCGGATCGTGCGGGAGACGGGTAAGCCGATCGCGCAGGTCGCTCGGGATCTGGGTATCAACAACGGCACTTTGGCGAACTGGGTGGCGCAGGAGCGTCGGGCTCGGGGCGAGGCCGCCGCGGGTGGTCTCGGTGAGGACGAACGCGCCGAGCTGGCCAGGCTGCGTAAGGAAAACGCTGAGCTGGCGATGGAGCGTGATGTCCTCAAGCGATCCGTGGTCCTGTGGGTCAAGGAGGCGACGAAGTGA
- a CDS encoding IS3 family transposase, producing MTVARFVAAQRTEHAVPHAVTCRALGLSQSWFYKWRDRRPTARQARRDALDEAIRAAFDASGGTYGSPRVTQDLHADGWQVSVNTVAARMARLGLAGRTPRRRRALTKQGKRPVAPDRVRRQFTAVAPDVLWCGDITEIVTDEGKLYLATVIDLHSRRLLGYAMGDRHDADLTQATLSMAAATRGGTVDGVIFHSDRGSEYTAAEYATACRRLGVLQSMGRVGCALDNAAAEAFNSTIKVEYIHRQRFRTRAEARLKIATWIVDFYNTRRRHSACDGMSPIDYERFIAQARLAQAA from the coding sequence GTGACCGTGGCCCGCTTCGTCGCCGCCCAGAGGACCGAGCATGCCGTGCCGCACGCGGTGACCTGCCGGGCGCTGGGGCTGTCGCAGTCGTGGTTCTACAAGTGGCGTGACCGGCGACCCACCGCACGGCAGGCCCGCCGCGATGCCCTCGACGAGGCGATCCGGGCAGCGTTCGACGCCTCCGGCGGCACCTACGGCTCCCCGCGGGTGACCCAGGACCTGCACGCCGACGGGTGGCAGGTGTCGGTCAACACCGTCGCGGCCCGCATGGCGCGGCTGGGTCTGGCCGGACGCACCCCGCGCCGCCGACGCGCCCTCACCAAGCAGGGCAAACGGCCGGTGGCACCGGACCGGGTCCGGCGGCAGTTCACCGCCGTCGCACCGGACGTGTTGTGGTGCGGCGACATCACCGAGATCGTTACCGACGAGGGCAAGCTGTACCTGGCCACGGTGATCGATCTGCACTCCCGCCGGCTGCTCGGCTACGCCATGGGCGACCGGCACGACGCCGACCTGACCCAGGCCACCCTGAGCATGGCCGCCGCGACCCGCGGCGGCACCGTGGACGGAGTGATCTTCCACAGCGACCGCGGCAGCGAGTACACCGCCGCCGAATACGCCACCGCCTGCCGCCGGCTGGGTGTCCTGCAATCGATGGGCCGGGTCGGCTGCGCCCTGGACAACGCCGCCGCGGAGGCGTTCAACTCCACCATCAAGGTCGAGTACATCCACCGGCAGCGGTTCCGCACCCGCGCCGAAGCCCGACTCAAGATCGCCACCTGGATCGTCGATTTCTACAACACCCGCCGACGCCACAGCGCCTGCGATGGCATGTCACCCATCGACTACGAACGCTTCATCGCCCAAGCCCGCCTGGCTCAGGCAGCTTAA
- a CDS encoding trypsin-like serine protease yields the protein MGNQGDQVPYAVGTTGVIAGYGKTSSDDALSDSRLRKATVPMRSDADCNVTGLYYPAEMICAGTGGTETNLGSDTCNGDSGGPLVVGGKQVGVTSWGFRPCGVYPGYYVRLNNYVNVVKADFTRPPLINADWTGDGHTDLMSRDAAGDLWLHYGSGFGNNGYGGFYMSRPISSGWSGFSRIFRVYNWNGDNKPSIFAMRPNGELYRYDTDGAGKFVGGAKLIGTGWQNFTALMVTNNWVGNNRPSLLVRRSNGELVRYTSNGAGGWENPRGVLIGTGWNTFNLFLTPGAWKGDGREVIIGRTSVGELKLYQSDGAGGWTNPKGDLIGSGWGGFTNIITPGDWDGDNMVDMLGVNSLHQMRIYTTNGYGQWLDAKGKTISTDWDYFNLVF from the coding sequence ATGGGCAACCAGGGCGACCAGGTGCCGTACGCGGTCGGCACGACCGGGGTGATCGCCGGCTACGGCAAGACGTCGTCCGACGACGCGCTCTCGGACAGCCGGCTGCGCAAGGCCACCGTCCCGATGCGGTCCGACGCCGACTGCAACGTCACGGGCCTCTACTACCCGGCCGAGATGATCTGTGCCGGCACGGGCGGCACCGAGACGAACCTGGGTAGCGACACCTGCAACGGCGACTCCGGCGGACCGCTCGTCGTCGGTGGCAAGCAGGTGGGCGTGACCAGCTGGGGCTTCCGGCCCTGTGGCGTGTACCCCGGCTACTACGTGCGGCTGAACAACTACGTCAACGTGGTGAAGGCGGACTTCACCCGGCCGCCGCTGATCAACGCCGACTGGACCGGTGACGGTCACACCGACCTGATGTCCCGGGACGCCGCCGGCGACCTCTGGCTGCACTACGGCAGCGGCTTCGGCAACAACGGGTACGGGGGCTTCTACATGTCCCGCCCGATCAGCTCGGGCTGGAGCGGCTTCAGCCGCATCTTCCGCGTCTACAACTGGAACGGCGACAACAAGCCGTCCATCTTCGCGATGCGGCCGAACGGTGAGCTGTACCGGTACGACACCGACGGCGCGGGCAAGTTCGTCGGCGGGGCCAAGCTGATCGGCACCGGTTGGCAGAACTTCACCGCCCTGATGGTGACCAACAACTGGGTCGGCAACAACCGGCCGAGCCTGCTGGTCCGCCGGTCCAACGGCGAGTTGGTCCGCTACACCAGCAACGGTGCGGGCGGCTGGGAGAACCCGAGGGGTGTCCTGATCGGCACCGGCTGGAACACCTTCAACCTGTTCCTGACGCCGGGTGCCTGGAAGGGCGACGGGCGTGAGGTGATCATCGGTCGCACCTCGGTCGGTGAGCTGAAGCTGTACCAGTCCGACGGCGCGGGCGGGTGGACCAACCCGAAGGGCGACCTGATCGGCAGCGGCTGGGGCGGCTTCACGAACATCATCACCCCGGGTGACTGGGACGGCGACAACATGGTGGACATGCTGGGTGTCAACAGCCTCCACCAGATGCGGATCTACACGACCAACGGCTACGGCCAGTGGCTCGACGCGAAGGGCAAGACCATCTCCACCGACTGGGACTACTTCAACCTGGTCTTCTGA